DNA from Musa acuminata AAA Group cultivar baxijiao chromosome BXJ1-5, Cavendish_Baxijiao_AAA, whole genome shotgun sequence:
AAAATAAGATGATAGTGCAAGACATGACCTTCTCAGAATTAGAAGCCACCAACAGTGTAGGGGAGATCACCATCATGTGTTTTATCCATGCTAAGCCTTAATTCCATAGCAAATGCATCTTTATTTTGAAGGTACTAaaagacataaaaaaaataagatgataGTGCATGACATGATCTTCTCAGAATTAGAAGCCACCAAAAGTGTAGGGTAAATCACCCTCAGGTGTTTTATCCATGCTAAGCCTTAATTCCATAGCAAATGCATCTTTACTTTGAAGGTGCTAAAAGATAAAAGAATAAGTTGATAGTGCAGGACATGACATTCTCAGAATTAGAAGCCACCAACAGTGTAGGGGAGACCACCATCAGGTGTTTTATCCATGCTAAGCCTTAATTCCATAGCAAATGCATCTTTACTTTGAAGATGCTAAAAGACAAAAAAATAAGATGATAATGCAGGACATGATGTTCTCATAATTAAAAGCCACCAACAGTGTAGGGTAAATCACCCTCAGGTGTTTTATCAATGCTAAGCCTTAATTCCATAGCAAATGCATCTTTACTTTGAAGGtgctaaaagataaaaaaataaaatgatagtaCATGACCTTCTCAGAATTAGAAGCCACCAACAGTGTAGGGGAGATCACCATCAGGTGTTTTATCCATGCCAAGCCTTGTCAAATGTGCAGTCCTTCGTTTAAACATCATCTTCGCTATCTATTCGACCTTAAAATTATGCTGAAATTATGTGCATCAAAGGAAATGACTTGTGGTTTCTGTACCATATGACTTGATTGTTTACACCAAATATATGACCTTACAAACATGTTAAGACTGGTTCTCTTGTAGCACATTAATTCTAGATGCCTTAAACCTTATGCTCTTTTCATGTTTGTACATCAAAGATTAAAATATTTCTTCTTTCTATGTTTGTGTATGTggcgtagagagagagaggaggaggaggaggataataACCCTAGGGAGAGAAACGGACCACATATCATGCAGAAAGCTTGTTATAAGAGATTAGCAGCTTTGCCTGCTGCTTATCTATTAATCATCTGCTTTTGTGCATTTATGTTCATATAACCATTGCATTAGGGCCCTTCTTATGTAAATGCAATCAACTTTTATCTCAAGTTCAGCCCATGTGAATGGCTGATTCCATATCTTTCTTGCAATTCAGACCCTATTTCTGTGGTTAATGACATTCAAACAAAGCTATTTCTTGATCTCAATCGAGGATATGAAGACTTGACGGCTCATATTGTGATCCTAACTCTGAAAGTACAGTAGAGAAGGTGGAGAGCAAGAAAGGAAGAATCTGGTCTAAGATTAGCATGACTGTTATATGTTGTCATACTTCAAgaagcagaaggagaagaagcagCTGCAGCTGAGCTTTACCAATTGTATTCTTCAAGGTCGAACAGACAACGAACACAAGGTCGAGAGCACAAGGACTGCTCACCTGACACAAAGCATGGCATGGACGTCACTCACCCTATGCGTGTGCATGGAGTTTTCTGCCGTGACCCCCACCAAGCGTCAGACATAGAAGACACTGTACATGCAACGGAAGGCCTCTGGTGACACATGAAAGCTTCATGGAGTGGTTTACACATAGCTCAAAGATCAAAGGAAAAGGGATCGATCATATATATGGGTGCTTCCGGCTTGCTATGAGAACAAGATGGCTATGTTGACTTGCGGTTCAGGTTCCCCTGCATGTGATCCATAACAACAACAACCCATCTACTCCAAGGAGAAGAAGGGCAATGATGCTGGAACAGTGAAAGAAGGAAGACAGCTGATATGAAGAAGACACCATGAACCAGATGATTAGAGAAGTTAGATGTGCTCGTGGACATTTGAACCACTGCTTAATCACACACACACTCATTCACCTCTCCTTCTTCCATCTACCAAACCAGCCTGTTGTGTTCCTATATGGAAACTGTATCTGTGTCACTTCCATGTTCTCCCCTAAAATATCTTAGTGTATGAAAGGGACATCTTTTGTATATAGATAGAATCTCCCctctgataaatattttgatttgatttattAGAAATCTTAAAAGTTTACTGAAATACCAGATAAAATAGGGGGGAATATATACATGATTCTAACTCATAACCTTTTCTAGCACTGTAATTAAGATTTTGATTGAGCAATTAGTAATTCTAAAAGTTCAAGTCATTAGGAAAAAAATCAATCTGTATTAAACTCAAACACCTTCTGTCacttcaatctctctctctctctctctctctctctctctctctctctctctctctctctctctctgtgattaGAGGCATTGGTATAATTTTGTGTGATtattaatatatgattttttttcatatatactATTTTCCAAATAACCTAATCTGAGATTTGCTCATTTCTGACCTAAATAATTAGGGTTTGAGTCATGAAAATAAGTGTTACATATAGGTCTTACTTTggaaattcatatcataagagAATATAAAGGACTTGCAACATAAAATCTTGTATATCATATTGGATCAAGACTCAATTATAAACCCAGCTGATCAACATTGATAGCAAGAGGAAATGAAGCTTGACCCAAGCTCTCATATGGTAGGAAGGTTTGACTTGAGTAAGCCTATTTTAGTTACACTTGGAGTCATGTCCACAAAAAGAGAATAGTCCTAAGTTGCAATTTGGGAGTAGACAGTGActcaaataataattaattaaagcaTGGTTTATGTCCAATATGAacctaaatttaaatcaaattattTTGATAGTTGCATTGTTGTATACCCAAATAAACTTATATGAAGTTAGGGAAATATCACCTGAATTTTGTCTATCAACATGAATTTAGGCCCACATATCTGAATACTGCAATTCTTGGGTTTAGGAGTTCCATCTTTGAGACAGTGAGCATGGTAAGTGTTCATGTATTTTCTCAATTAGTGTTTTACTTCTAGattactacaaaaaaaaaaaaatattaaaatttacttgtaaaaatttatttgtaaaaatttatttgtttgttaggatttatgaataaatatttttatcttaatttattattttgtAAGAATAAGAGAATGTGACATGGAAATTTGAagaacatgtataaatatatcaGACATCACATAGTTCAACTACAGCACTGGATTTCGTAATTTCTATTCATCAAAGGTTTGTTAAGGAAGAAATACATACAAAAAATTAGAAGTTCTAGAAAAgtaaattagataaaaatgataacATTATTTGTTCAAATAAGTTTCTATACCATCAAAATGTTGTGATCCTAACTCATACAGTGAAGAATGAGGTGGAGGTTGCTTTTGGTATGTTTGGATATCCTCCACAAGTTTATTTTCTATTAGTGTTCTTATTTTGTGATAATGGACATGAGATAGGTTATAAATGTTGATAGTATCATAAGTTacagggctaattatatattacctcatataattagttatcgttcatatctataatttcaaaaattatatagaGATCTCggtacttacgaaagtgaaacatataATCTCGTTTCTCCTCACGTCGTCCACTTTGCTAACAAAAATACCACACATGCTCAGTTTGCCACCTTCAGATATTTTCATCAAAAAAGTCAATGATGCGAAGAGAAAcgagtttaaatattttaattttataagtatacaaattttaatataatttttaaaagtttagAGATCAATATACTAAATATAACTATTTActagggataatatataattatcctcAAGTTACGTCCAATTTACCTACAATACTATGTATGATCTAAAGTTGTTGCTATACATGCATGGATTGTCCCACTTTATTCTCTCCCATCTTTTTGACATGGTCTGGGGTTTTAGTATGGATCTAGTCCACTGGTTCACATTACATGATCTCATATGAATCTACTTTTTGACTTGGTGATCTTTGCAAACGATATGGTGTCAAGTTCAACAAAACTTGCTTTCACAATTGACTCTTCACTAGTCCAAGAAAAAGATATCCCTGCATTGTTCTAATGTTCATACTGCAATTTTGACTTCCATGGAAACGCAGGAAAGCTTCAATCGAAGAGCAACAAAAGAAGGTAGTGAAGAGACACGTCCGTTGACATTGATATTGAAGGAGACAAAGATTGAGGTGACGGCGCCCTAAGGAACATGATTCCACGTTCCATTCGGAGCAAGTTGCCATGGCGAGGCGTCGAGTGGAGAAGACGCGGTGTTTGGACCCTGAAACGAAGTCCATGTTTGGAAACGTCGAGCTCAGTTGGACCATTAATCTCTTATCTGCTTCATGGTTTCATACCGCTTTCGTCTTCCATCAGCTTCTTTTCTTGCCTTTACAGTGCTAATTCTTTGGTTCCACCATATCTTGAGGTCGATCTTTAGGTTCGATTCATGCATAGAAAGACACATTCATCATGGTTTCAGTTTAATGATCTTATGTCACTGCACTTCCATGCGTGCTTAGTTGCAGATGACTCTCTTATTTATAGTCTAAATAAGCTATTGGCATCttctaaatcaataaaatttatattaagattaTCTTAACATTCCTTACGTCATCATGCATCAGCTTCAACCTTTGTCATCACCACTTCCACTGTACCTTGCATGCATTGTTCCTTTTTCTCGATAGTTTCTCGTCGTCTTTGTGTCACTGAAGCGCGTAGGTGGGCATGCAATCATTGCATGGTCTGAAGGCATTCATTCAGTGCAAGAAAGCAGTCGCGGATTGTCGCTGATGCACATGCAATTGCTCACTTGGAAAGTGGCCTCCTCTGTTGCGGGTGCTGCGGCTTTTGGGTGCCGCGTGCTCACTCTCGTATGATGTTATGTCGTCATTGGTGATTCAAGTGTGACGCTTCTTTTGTCGACATTGTCTGTAGGACCAAAAGGTTTTGATGACCCTATGTAATCCGATCTCCCAAAACTCTTCAGCACGATCTCATTGAATGTTTATAGAAGGATCTATTATAGAATACTATTCCCTGTTGAGATTTCATGTTGatgtgatgattttattctaatcGATCAGGAAAAATTGACCCCAACCTTAAAGAACAGATTACAGAATCAAGATATGAATTTTGCTTTCTTATTCATTCTGCTTCCTCTTTATTTTATCTGCAAGCAAAAATTACAGAAGCAAGGTGTATGAGATTAGAAGAGCTCAAATTTCCAGGATTCCTGATCTAAGGCTGCTCTTTGACACTGGCTGAAAGAATCAAGGAGAAGGTGATCAGAGGTGAAATCCCATCCACCCAAGTCGTCCAACCCATATAGGTATGCAGATTCTGGCCACTCCATGCGTGGAAGCTGGATCTCCTCAGCTTTCTCAGAAAAGCACGATGACGATGGTGAAACGGAGCATGTGGCAGAGGTGCTTGTTGTGTTCTTCCCTTCCACTTGCTCCGCAGGTACCTGGGGAGAGGAGTGTAAGCAGGGCTCCTCACGTAGGGGCTTGTGTGTCACGGGATCGATTCCCATCTTCCTCAGCTTCTTCTTGATGTGGGTGTTCCAGTGGTTCTTGATCTCGTTATCAGTTCTACCAGGGAGATGAGATGCGATCTTGGACCATCTGAGGTAGCACACAAAACCCTTGCTTCAGTTGCAGTGGAGTCCAACCATCAaataacacagagagagagagagagagagagagagagagagagagacctgttTCCAAGCTGAGAATGGAGCTCAATGACCATCTGCTCCTCATCATCTGACAGCAATCCTCTCTTCAGGTCAGGCCTCAGGTAGTTTGTCCATCGTAGCCTGCAACTCTTTCCACACCTCAGAAGTCCTGCATCAACATCAGATCCAATGATATCAACCAGAGAAGGAAGAAACGTAGGCAATAAAATGAGGGATCAAAAAGTTAAGAGTCACCTGCAAGCTTAGGCACAGCTCTCCAGCAGCACTGGCCATTGGTGAGGATGAAGGTGATCAGCTTCTCGTCCTCCTCTGCTGTCCATGGCCCCTTCTTCAACCCCACCTTATCACAGCATGGCTGCCTCCCCATTGCCTGTCTCACCCACTTCCTATCCTTCCCCACCACGAAACGCTTCTCCACACAAGCCTCACCTTCCCCTTTATAGCTCTCACTCCAAGCTTTATCTTGCTTCGTAGTCCAACTGTCATGCACACGTATTAACAAGGAATGGTGGGCGGGCTTGATCTCACGTGGGAAGTCTGTTCTGGGACAGTGGCAGCTCATCTTCTCATGCTTGGTTTGCAAGGGTGGAAACTCCAGCCCAGAGATTTCAAGGTTTTAGTGCGTAGAGAGTTCACATGATGCATCAGTTCCAACATTGGGTTAAGAAGTGCATGGGGGAGGACTGACTTCACACAAAGAACACTGGGGATTAGGCTCATGGAGGGTGGCAAGAGTGAGGTCATAATGCTACAGCATCATCCAAGAAGCCTGCATCTTCTTCTGCCACggatagagagagagatagagcaaGAAGAAGATAGAATGAGAAGAGTGTGAGGGAGACGAAATGAAACATTGTTCTGTCTCACAAGAACAATGTTTGACTTGGAAAAAAAGATAGCAGCTAAAATGTTTGGAGTTTGGTTAATGGTGCAATGAATtatgctactactactactaccagCAGTAGCCTGCACTCTACTCCACTGGTGAGAACAACAAGCCTTCTCCTTCACTTGGAATTCAATCAACCAAGTAAGACTCATTGTTTCCCCCACAGAAGGTTCAGTTCATATGTTCTGTTCAACATAATATAAAGACCCAACAGAAAGGAAGTGATTGAAATGCTGAAGAAGAAGGACCAGAGAAGAACAAGATGACAGTCAATAGGGAGGTATTATTATAAGGTCGATCTAAATAGAAATTATTACAACTCTTTAGACTGAATCAACTGATGCACCATAATTAGAGCAAAAGCAAAATTCCACAAACTACTCACTGACAAaagctattttattttattttttgtaattcTAAGTCAATGGATGTGATACACAATActtcaattttatttatttattttgagttaATAAATGTAAATAATATCTTAAGAGgagtatattttttaatattgatCGATTTTTAGGTGGGAATCCTCCCATTTGATGTCGAATTTTGATTTGGTTGGGGTCAATTGACACAATTAATGAATTTTCTTAATCAGATTTGGTTTATTTTCTGTCAGATGtgcgattctttttttttttttgtgtatatcATGGCGTTATATAAaggaaatattttaatttaatcgaCTTTGACCAATTTTGACCGAGAAATTGATAGAATATAgtcattgttatatatatatataatctgattGAACTAAAATAAGGATAATATTACTTATTTCCACCTTAAATCTGCTTAATTTAcatgaattatttattttattttatttataattaaatatgtaTTTCTAATATCATCATATCATTAATAATTGTAtttatatcatatatattatatcaataatattatttatattattacaaTTTATTCAGACGAGtcgaaaagaaaaaatatttgatgatgataataataataataataataataataataataattattattattattattattattattattaacttttagTGACTGACTATAATACCCTGAAAATTAGAGAGAAGAGGAACCCTAATAGGGATCGACCGGAGCGTTGCTCGCCTCTCTTTCTTCTTGCTTTCGGCCACGATCGCCTCAATTGCTTCCGCACGATGGTTTACATCGCGTCCTGGGACGAGTTCGCGGAGAGATCGGTGCAGCTATTCCGCGCGGATCCCCATTCGGTGAGCTCCTCCCGACCCTGACCCCGACCGCTGCGATCCCTGCTCCTAACAATCCATCTATGCTTTTGGACTGATTCGTGTGGGGTTTCTTGTGATGACGATGTCGATTGGGAAGTCGCGGTATGTGATGAAGTACAGGCACTGCGATGGAAAGCTGGTCCTCAAGGTCACCGACAATCGAGAGGTATGCTTGGAGTTATCGTCTACTTTAGATGCCAATAAAAGCCTGTGAATTGCTTTTCTGCTTGTTTTGCAACATCTCTTCTGTCTTGAAGCGCATTAATGCATGTTATTTTGCCCGTAAATATAAATACCCGTGTTTCGCTTGGAGATGCCTCTTGGATTGTATGCTTAGATTTCACAGTCAAGGAGTTGATGGTTTGGAACTTCAATTTTCCAAGGATGAAGATAACAATTACAAAACACATATTTTAATCTTAATTGTTGAGCATGGTTATCAATCCAGATTATGGTCAAGAGAAAACTTGGCATAAGGTTTCatcatttgatttcattagagagTTGTGTGTGCTTCAAGTTGTAATTAAGCACTATAACATAATCAATCTTGTAGATCAATAAACTACACAGCTGAAATAAATATAGGGGAATTTTGATTGGTTTTCTTTTGTGTTAGCTTAATTCTGTATATTTTCTTTTGGGATGTCTATGATCATTTCTTTGGTGCTGTGTCAAGTCTATAATGAGTTCAACAACTATTAATTGTTCCTGACTATGACTACACATGCCCCATTTGCATATAGGACCAGAAATGTAGATCAATCTTAATCGGTACCATGCTATTTTAAGTTTCTAATGTTATTTCAAGAACTTTAGGATTGTTATGCAAAAATTGTTACTCAGATAGAAAATAGAAATTTTCAAGGCCAACTGATCATTCAATCCAATAGATCCATGATGAAACTGTATTTAGAATGACACTCAACTGCTAATTGTCATTCTTGTACTGAAGTTTAAACAGGAAAAAGAGAATGATAGATGTGCTTGTTATGCTATGTTGGGTTTCGAAGTTCTGTAGCACTTCTATCCCAAGGAAATAAATTCTCTAAATTGTGATTGGTCTATTTTTACTGAGTCATTCAGTGGATTAAAGAGATGTCTTAAAATCATTTTGTGAAATGTATGCTACTTGCATGTTTGCCTAAAATCTCAtcaaaatttcatgatataaaggcGCAAAGTTTATGTCTGTTATTTCTGTCTTCATCTCTATCAAATACAATCCTCCACATCACAATTTTTTGATGCTATTAACCAATATACTAGCCCAGTGATCTTGGGTGGTTTTAGTTCATGAACGAAGGGCAGTgttttcatgaaaataaaaaaatcaagaactaCATTAGAAATCTTAAAAATGGCAATCTTTGCATCATTatcacttttttttctttcttgatagttTGTTATGACAAGAATGATACTTTACAAATATGAACTTGTTGCAAGAGAAACAAATATATGAGTGAGTTTGCATCATTTAGGGACTGAAAAGCAATTAAGATGGCACCTAATTAATTCAAAGTACCAAATACCACCAAGACTGCCTTTAGCTTAAGAAACAAGCAATGGGAAGGCCCTCATAACTCATAGATCACTCGAACAATTTAGCCCAAAATCTATGTCAGCCTTTTCTAAATGGAGCTGATTAATGTAGATTCAGGTATAATTAAATTGATACAGGGTTCAAATACATCTGGGTGTGTAAGATATGGAGATCTTCCTTTGCACTGTAAACCAAAGAAATATGACTTCCTCCATTAGAACTGTCCTTCGCAATGCCAATAACCAAAATAGAGAGAGGCCTTTGGACTCTGAAAGTCTTCTCAAGGCTAGAATTCCAAAATGGACAAGCTGCTTACCTGTTTATGGTTTAGAATTGGTCCCATTTAGGGTGATAAAGTCCTCTCATATCATTTAAGTTCTTTGACCTTATTTGACCTTTTTTTGTAAATGGATTAGGTCTAAGCCATGGTATAATTAATATCAATTGGGATAATCATTAAATATATAAAGAAACATGGAATTGGTTCCAATTTGAAGTCTCTCATAgcctcctctttttataaactCATAGGATCCAACCAAATAGATGGTTCTCTATCTGGTTAGGCCAAGGTGTTACTAGATGAGTTTGTTCTGAAACTTGTTTCAAATTAAACATAGTAATTACTCACTTAACTCCAATTGAAACTAATTAGACCTATGAAAGAGGTAGACTGAATCTAAGGGCTATATGAGCTAATCAAACCTGTGTGAGAAAAAAAATCTAGTCTTGGAGGAGATGGTCTCCCTGCAACCTAAGGTGTTTGCCATGTTCCATCAATCTAGTAACAGTTATTATATTGCTATTATTTTATGTCCATGAAGCACACAAGAATACAAGAATGTTCTTCTTTTTTTCGGTTCCTTTTCAATAGTTTTAAATTATGTTGCAACATCAGATTATTATGAAGTCAAATTAAGATGATATTAGCTCATCTTTCAGCCTTTTTTGATTAAGTGAGAAAAAGAAGAGGGTTATGGTTCTGTCCAAGGATCTTTTTCCAAACCTAGACATTAACAGAACATTTCTCTGATGAAGGTTGAACGTGGGTATTATCTCTGACCTTTTGAACATATAAATTGAAGAAAGCTCTTGTTTGAATATGATTATTGAGCCTAATGGAAAAGTCAAAATTAGTTCCGACATCTATGAGAAACGTGAAGACTCATAATTTTAGATGTCTAATGAATAATGACATTACTAGGATCTCTCCATGATGAGCTCAAATGCAACTCTGTCTACATATTGTTGGTTAACCCTGCATGCTTTGTTCTATGACAAACCTGAGTATTTCAGAGGAAAAATATTTTGTGTATCCTTGTGGAGCAATGTCTATATGGGGACTCTTTATCAAATTCTGATATTCTGAGTTGTAGTTACATTGGCACACCACTCATTAACATGAATGATGATGTTTTACAGTGCCTAAAGTTCAAGACAGACCAGGCTCAGGATGCGAAAAAAATGGAGAAACTCACCAACATCTTTTTCACACTGATGGTTCGTGGCCCTGATGGTATTGTGCCTCGATCACTTTTCTAGTAAACATGGAATCAATTTTTCCTGCtaccttatctttttttttgttctctaaATCCCATTGACTTCTGATGTTCATAACTtggttttttctctttatttacaGCTGACATATCAGAAGCATCAGGCAAGGAACAGGTCGAGCAGGTTGCATCCaagaaaggaagaggaaggaggcagTAAATCTTTGATCAGCAGTTTGTTCCTTGCCACTGCCATGTAGTTTTCGGCAAAGAAGTTCTGGATAACATATCCTAGCATCAGATCTGGATGGGGACTTAAATTTAAGTTGAACCATAGACGATTTTTCACATATTCAACATTGCATTGTTTTAGTGGCAAATATTTCTAGTTAAGATGGATCAGTTCAACTGTGATGTgtcctttcttcttcttattcttgttcTTCCAAAGCTGTGTTGTGTTCTTGGAGTCTTGGCTGTGATCCCTACAGAAATTGTCCAAGTTTGATTTGATTTTGGTCAATTTCTTTTTGCCTTGTAGTTAGAAATCAGTCAGAATGTCCTGAATCAATTGCACTCTGTAAATTCAATTATTTTGACAAAATTTTATCCAGTTTTACGACATTAGAAGAGTGGAAAAAGAAGAATATATACTGCCACCGTTCGTTTGTATCGTTATTATAATATCTGAGAGTAATTCTTAACCTTTTAAGAAAATAGAAATGTTTATTATTGGAGTTATAtaaaatatgtaaaacaaaaattacaatcATCATTTGAAGAATGCATGACAAAGTCGTAACTGTACAAATGTGTACAAACCAAGGTTAAGTATACCCATGTCATGAGCTTCCCCTTACGATGAGTCTCGACACACATTAGGTGTACAGGCTGAGGCACGGATCTTGAAGAGCTAATCAGATCTCGACACGCATCTCGAAGCACGATGGCCTACGTCTCTTCGTTTCGGCCCACCCTATCGGGGACACGACTCTTGAAGCGTCAATCAGATCTCAACACGCATCTCGATgcatactatatatatacatatagagagAAGATTGTAGTAGTACAACCATATTTCGCTTATAGAAGAAACATGAGTGAGTTGTCATCCATGATCAGGAAGATTGACGGAGCCACAATGGAATCTTCAAAAAAAAATGTGACAGAAGAACTGACCAAAGCCCGTATCATATTTTTATGCCACCAAACTCATGTCTTGTGATTGTTCCTACAGTTCTCATGACTCATCATGCTCCTCCTTTGCGAGACAACACCCCTCCATATCCACTAAGGTTGATACCCTACTGGAATCTCTTGGGGAGCTCATGGTTGCCAAAATCTACAGCAAATGATCACCATCAAGAAAATTTATGGCAATCTCAATATGTCTTGAACCAAAACAAAGATCACCAAGCGCATCTGGTGTAGTGGTATCATAGTACCCTCCCACGGTACTGACCGGGGTTCGATTCCCCGGATGCGCACAAATGAATTTTGTTTTTGAGAGCTGGATCTTCTTCCTCATCTCTCCGCTTTCATGTTCTTCAGCAGATTCAGCGCAactagttcattacagatttgaatGAGGTAAGACCCTTTGCTCGTTCTTGTCAGTGATCAGCATAATGAGTTCCAAGGAAAGAGAAGGTTAACTTTCCTCTAGTCTTTGCCGGTTCCTGCTCTATCAGCACAATGAGTTACTTTCATCTGAGGTCGGTTCAAACCTGAAGGAAAAAGACGCATTGGTTCCTCTCCCTTTTCAGAGAGATCTGCACGCATACCCTCgtgagcaagagagagagagagagagagagagagatgagtgtGTAGCACTGAATTCCATGCCATTTGTTGCATGCTTTCTCCTCCATGAATGATGTCCCTGCTTCTGCATTTGTGTTTGTATCCGAGGCTGAGGCTGTGTACTTGATTGAGGTTCGTGTTTGCTTTCCCTTCACTTCACACCAGCGCAGACGCATTCATCATCCCTCGCGTTCCGTTCTTTCTGTGCACTGTAGCCCGACATGCTCTCTACTGTTCATCCTAAGCAGCTGCAGCTTCCAGGCATCCCACTAAAACCAGACTAAGCAGGTGCACTTTCGAGTCCGATGGAGATCACAAAAAGACACGAGAAAAGGCTGCAGACAAGTCTTCCATCAACTATTTAGTCTGATGCTTGGAACATAGAGAAAACATCATAACAGATACATCATTATGCAGCTAGAAATGGACAAGCACACTTGCGTGGAGCATTCCGGCTCTTGACGTGCACATTGAACACCGAATGTAATTGCATTCATCGTTCGATGTTAGATAATGGAGGGAATTGAAGCTATAATTTCGGGATCTTGTGTTGATGGTTGTGGTCGTCATTCTCCTCGTCGCCCTCGGTCACCGCCGACGACATGTAGCTGATGGCGAAAGAGTTCGCCTCGGAGGCCATTGCGGGCTTTGCCTGCTGGAACTGCTGCTTGCAGGCATGACAAGTGATTTGCAGCATCGCGGAGTTGATATGCTTCACGGCGTGCTCCCTGATGCCGTGAGCTCGGTTCAGCTCCAGCTGCGCTTGCTGCCTGATCCGTTTAGCGCTCTCGATCTCGTGCTCGGCTAGTTCGAGCTGTCGCCGAGCCTGCTGCCTCGCCTCGTCGGCAAGTGC
Protein-coding regions in this window:
- the LOC135675136 gene encoding transcription factor MYB20-like yields the protein MGRQPCCDKVGLKKGPWTAEEDEKLITFILTNGQCCWRAVPKLAGLLRCGKSCRLRWTNYLRPDLKRGLLSDDEEQMVIELHSQLGNRWSKIASHLPGRTDNEIKNHWNTHIKKKLRKMGIDPVTHKPLREEPCLHSSPQVPAEQVEGKNTTSTSATCSVSPSSSCFSEKAEEIQLPRMEWPESAYLYGLDDLGGWDFTSDHLLLDSFSQCQRAALDQESWKFELF
- the LOC135674459 gene encoding signal recognition particle 9 kDa protein, whose product is MVYIASWDEFAERSVQLFRADPHSSRYVMKYRHCDGKLVLKVTDNRECLKFKTDQAQDAKKMEKLTNIFFTLMVRGPDADISEASGKEQVEQVASKKGRGRRQ